The Shewanella sp. KX20019 genome window below encodes:
- a CDS encoding DMSO/selenate family reductase complex B subunit: MTEATQYGFYVDSTQCTGCKACHVSCKDRQSNEIRNNSNPQDNTLPALDGVTWRRVYEYGGGDWTVGNNGCFEQNVFAYYMSIGCNHCSEPVCVKACPTGAMHKRREDGLVHVAQDICIGCESCSRACPYDAPQIDRERKVMTKCDGCYERIAEGRKPVCVESCPMRALDFDTMENLTDKYGDGDGHIAPLPSPSITSPNLIIKANVNGSPAGSGEGRILNPSEV, translated from the coding sequence ATGACTGAAGCAACTCAATACGGTTTTTATGTAGACAGCACTCAGTGTACTGGTTGTAAAGCGTGCCACGTGTCTTGTAAAGATCGTCAAAGCAATGAGATCCGTAACAATAGCAATCCACAAGATAACACGCTACCTGCACTCGATGGGGTGACTTGGCGCCGGGTGTATGAATATGGCGGCGGAGATTGGACTGTGGGTAACAATGGCTGTTTTGAGCAAAATGTATTTGCTTACTACATGTCTATTGGTTGTAACCACTGTTCTGAGCCTGTTTGTGTTAAAGCTTGCCCAACAGGTGCAATGCACAAACGTCGTGAAGATGGCTTAGTTCATGTGGCACAAGACATTTGTATCGGCTGCGAAAGCTGTTCACGTGCTTGTCCATATGATGCGCCGCAAATTGACCGCGAACGTAAAGTGATGACCAAGTGTGATGGCTGTTATGAGCGTATCGCAGAAGGCCGTAAGCCAGTATGTGTTGAGTCTTGCCCAATGCGCGCATTGGACTTTGACACCATGGAAAACTTAACAGATAAGTACGGCGACGGTGACGGTCATATTGCACCGTTACCATCACCATCAATCACATCACCAAACCTGATCATTAAGGCTAACGTTAACGGTAGCCCTGCAGGTAGTGGTGAAGGCAGAATTTTAAACCCATCTGAAGTTTAA
- a CDS encoding TorD/DmsD family molecular chaperone produces MSSNTVTINSVDFIEYQGLARILHHCLIRHPEAELVQGLKDCDVAGSWPEFAHREQNIQGREAFAAFLQQWPNDDNSEQLIELKLDYGQLFFGPGEPNAVAQGSVYLSEAQLLNDRSTMALKDFYQVHGVDVDMDYPQPVDHIALFFAVLDQTFGRLEVESDNLALIRFTQVLLQQHFLPWAYRCFELALAHANTDFYRGIALLGNDLLLQMQQDFQLVPKETRLYR; encoded by the coding sequence ATGTCTTCAAATACAGTGACTATCAACAGCGTTGATTTTATTGAGTATCAAGGCTTAGCGCGCATCTTGCACCATTGCCTCATTCGTCATCCAGAAGCCGAGCTAGTACAGGGGCTTAAGGACTGTGATGTTGCTGGTAGTTGGCCTGAGTTTGCTCATCGTGAGCAAAATATCCAAGGTCGCGAGGCGTTTGCTGCGTTTTTACAGCAGTGGCCAAATGATGATAATAGCGAGCAGCTTATCGAGCTAAAGCTTGATTATGGGCAGCTATTCTTCGGCCCCGGTGAGCCCAATGCGGTAGCGCAAGGCTCGGTGTATCTCAGTGAAGCACAGTTGCTTAATGATAGATCGACCATGGCGTTGAAGGATTTCTATCAAGTACATGGCGTTGATGTTGATATGGATTACCCACAGCCGGTTGATCATATTGCCTTGTTCTTTGCGGTACTGGATCAGACTTTTGGTCGTCTTGAAGTTGAGAGCGATAATTTAGCACTGATACGCTTTACCCAAGTATTGCTACAGCAGCATTTTTTGCCGTGGGCATATCGTTGTTTTGAATTGGCGTTGGCTCATGCCAATACTGATTTTTATCGTGGGATAGCACTGCTAGGCAATGATCTTTTACTGCAGATGCAACAAGATTTTCAGCTAGTGCCGAAAGAGACACGCCTTTACCGCTAG
- a CDS encoding NAD(P)/FAD-dependent oxidoreductase, which produces MIRLNQVKLPLDHNEDALQDVVLQKLSISAEQLVNIHVFKRGYDARKKNSISLIYTLDVTLTDVDEVALLASVVDDHNIRVSPDTDYKYVASAPEGLTERPLVIGMGPCGLFVGLMLAQMGFKPIILERGKSVHERAKDTFRFWRTSELNTESNVQFGEGGAGTFSDGKLYSQVKDPGFKGLKVKQEFVAAGAPAEIIYVSKPHIGTFKLVTMVEKMRREIIRLGGEVRFETRVDEINISDRQVTGVTLRDGEVLHSKHVIAAIGHSARDTFQMLHDKGVYMQAQSFSIGFRIEHKQAMIDKDRFGTNAGHPMLGAADYKLVHHCKSGRSVYSFCMCPGGVVVAATSEEHAVVTNGMSQYSRSERNANSAIVVGINPSDFDNDPMQGVALQRQLERNAYVMGGSNYDAPAQMVGDFLASGAGKPFENVEPSYKPNVKMTDLSDALPAYAIDAIREALPAFGKKIRGFDSKDAMLTGVETRTSSPIQIKRGADYQSINTKGLYPAGEGAGYAGGILSAGIDGISIAEAVALDMLKEMANS; this is translated from the coding sequence ATGATCCGTTTAAACCAAGTAAAACTGCCTCTCGACCATAATGAAGATGCGCTGCAAGATGTTGTATTGCAAAAGCTCTCTATCTCAGCTGAGCAGTTGGTTAACATACATGTGTTTAAGCGTGGCTACGATGCCCGCAAGAAGAATTCAATCTCACTCATTTATACATTGGATGTGACATTAACCGATGTTGACGAAGTGGCATTGTTGGCGTCGGTTGTTGATGATCACAACATCCGCGTGTCACCAGATACCGATTATAAGTATGTAGCCAGTGCACCAGAAGGGTTAACGGAACGCCCACTGGTGATTGGTATGGGGCCATGTGGCTTGTTTGTCGGGCTTATGTTGGCGCAAATGGGCTTTAAACCTATTATTTTAGAGCGCGGTAAGTCTGTCCACGAGCGCGCTAAAGATACCTTCCGCTTTTGGCGTACCAGTGAGCTAAATACTGAATCAAACGTGCAGTTTGGTGAAGGTGGAGCCGGTACATTCTCTGATGGCAAATTATACAGCCAAGTTAAAGACCCTGGTTTTAAAGGCTTAAAAGTAAAACAAGAATTTGTTGCCGCCGGCGCACCTGCTGAAATTATTTATGTCAGTAAGCCACATATAGGTACCTTTAAGTTGGTCACTATGGTTGAAAAAATGCGCAGAGAGATTATCCGTTTAGGCGGCGAAGTCCGTTTTGAAACCCGAGTCGATGAGATCAATATTAGCGACCGTCAAGTCACAGGTGTCACACTTAGAGATGGCGAAGTACTGCACTCTAAACATGTGATTGCAGCGATTGGTCACAGTGCTCGTGATACGTTCCAAATGTTGCATGATAAAGGCGTTTACATGCAGGCGCAGTCATTTTCGATTGGTTTCCGTATTGAGCACAAACAAGCGATGATCGATAAAGACCGCTTTGGCACAAATGCAGGTCACCCTATGTTAGGTGCTGCTGATTACAAGCTAGTGCATCACTGTAAAAGTGGTCGCAGTGTTTACAGTTTTTGTATGTGTCCTGGTGGTGTGGTGGTAGCTGCAACGTCAGAAGAGCACGCGGTAGTGACCAATGGCATGAGCCAATACTCGCGTAGTGAACGTAATGCTAACAGCGCGATTGTGGTGGGTATTAACCCAAGTGATTTTGATAACGACCCAATGCAAGGCGTTGCACTACAGCGTCAATTAGAGCGCAATGCCTATGTTATGGGCGGCAGTAATTACGATGCTCCAGCACAAATGGTGGGCGACTTTTTAGCGTCTGGTGCAGGTAAACCATTTGAAAATGTCGAGCCATCTTATAAGCCGAATGTGAAAATGACCGACTTAAGCGATGCTCTTCCTGCCTACGCCATCGATGCCATTCGTGAAGCGTTACCTGCATTCGGTAAGAAAATTCGTGGTTTCGACAGTAAAGACGCCATGTTAACCGGCGTTGAAACGCGTACCTCGTCACCTATTCAAATTAAACGCGGCGCAGATTATCAAAGTATCAACACCAAAGGATTGTATCCTGCGGGTGAAGGTGCTGGTTATGCGGGCGGCATTTTATCAGCGGGTATCGACGGCATTAGTATTGCAGAAGCAGTGGCATTAGACATGCTTAAAGAGATGGCAAACAGTTAA
- a CDS encoding OmcA/MtrC family decaheme c-type cytochrome, with the protein MSKKIAKYNLLASIVAAVILVGCNDGKDGAPGEDGPPSSGDTVSSAASLTVTMSAPTFAADKLTFSFTAEDQNGRALVGITDVRSTLAKLIPDEDNYTTDWSSYLRKATDIDNAQYPDVSNVSLPTSDKGELIDNMDGSYQYTFAANVLSATDPISGETIAWQEALTHRIGLEVRKSDSYPVANATFDWVPSGGDVSESRQIVAIESCNSCHTELAFHGGNRIDTDNCVTCHNPDANDPISGESLDLKVMAHKIHQGIDLPTLAEAGNKYSLFTRNGDKETIFAENDGLWVLNNKGTIDGINYPQDIRNCTGCHADDADLVTNPNLQGVITTEGGNWKSMPTVATCSSCHDNIAFNEAMLTAKPNSEKHIMFPADNDTCLSCHGEGAGMSVENVHTLAALGKKAAGSDYGVKFEVTHLTASSATAYDVHVRVTKDGNGISLTDEFLQYKNSVRLLLNWDNGAGFETHVAKNTPNSFELDKNPLCQAGATTGDIICQWDTALDVNINNGDPLTSGDILTTFISSGVCVDSRNALVNCADNNALEKISTPSTVINNFFDAATLSYNPDFEVKFGANFSKCDSCHEQVIQHDSRRSDDPSQCKACHNANRFTRSPADSPRSGGSSDLKFEIHKIHSNFRFVDAENDFDMVGRNEFYSAPISDCAQCHDESQIDLPLAQNSRASITRAPTTSLNDGNNLVRDGAVYTSPIALVCTSCHLSVGPGLIGSDGKVVLDADGNTLLTRDLSSNGPGYDNGEFPQVPVTITAAEQSMLNHMILSGGAVFGAASADEANGTESCSTCHSIGSASGVDKVHAQM; encoded by the coding sequence ATGTCTAAAAAAATAGCAAAGTATAATTTACTGGCGTCAATTGTCGCCGCGGTCATTTTAGTGGGTTGTAATGATGGTAAAGATGGTGCCCCCGGAGAAGATGGACCGCCAAGTAGCGGTGATACCGTATCTAGCGCAGCAAGCTTAACAGTGACAATGTCGGCACCGACGTTTGCAGCTGATAAACTGACCTTCTCTTTCACTGCAGAAGATCAGAACGGCAGAGCCTTGGTTGGCATAACTGATGTGCGCAGCACGCTAGCTAAGCTCATCCCAGATGAAGACAACTACACAACGGACTGGAGCAGTTATCTGCGCAAAGCTACCGACATTGATAACGCACAGTATCCTGATGTGAGTAATGTCAGCTTACCGACTTCTGACAAGGGTGAATTGATAGACAATATGGATGGTAGCTATCAATACACGTTCGCAGCCAATGTATTGAGCGCAACCGATCCAATATCTGGAGAGACGATTGCGTGGCAAGAAGCGTTAACACATCGAATCGGTTTAGAAGTTCGCAAGTCTGATAGTTATCCAGTGGCAAATGCCACATTTGACTGGGTACCATCAGGTGGAGATGTTAGTGAGTCTCGTCAAATTGTGGCCATTGAAAGCTGTAATAGCTGTCACACTGAGCTTGCATTCCACGGTGGCAATCGAATTGATACCGACAACTGCGTAACGTGCCATAACCCTGATGCAAACGATCCAATCAGTGGTGAAAGCTTAGATTTAAAAGTCATGGCGCATAAAATACACCAAGGTATTGATCTGCCAACGCTAGCTGAAGCGGGCAACAAGTACAGTCTGTTCACCCGTAATGGCGACAAAGAGACCATTTTTGCTGAAAACGATGGTCTATGGGTGCTAAATAACAAAGGTACTATTGACGGTATTAACTACCCACAAGACATTCGTAACTGTACTGGTTGCCACGCAGATGATGCAGATCTAGTGACTAATCCAAATCTTCAAGGGGTGATCACCACTGAGGGCGGTAACTGGAAGAGTATGCCAACCGTTGCAACCTGTTCTTCTTGCCACGATAACATTGCATTTAACGAAGCGATGTTAACGGCTAAGCCAAACAGTGAAAAACACATCATGTTCCCAGCTGACAATGACACTTGTTTATCTTGTCATGGTGAAGGTGCGGGCATGTCTGTTGAGAATGTTCATACGTTAGCAGCGCTTGGTAAGAAAGCTGCCGGCAGTGATTATGGGGTGAAGTTTGAAGTCACCCATCTAACGGCAAGTAGCGCAACGGCCTATGATGTGCATGTTCGCGTCACTAAAGACGGCAATGGCATATCGCTAACGGATGAGTTCCTGCAGTATAAAAACAGCGTTCGTCTGCTACTGAACTGGGACAACGGCGCAGGTTTTGAAACTCACGTCGCCAAGAACACCCCCAACTCTTTTGAGTTAGATAAAAATCCTCTTTGCCAAGCAGGCGCGACAACTGGCGACATTATTTGCCAGTGGGATACCGCACTCGACGTAAATATCAACAATGGTGATCCTCTTACTAGCGGTGATATTCTAACGACCTTTATCTCTTCAGGTGTGTGTGTCGATAGTCGTAATGCATTGGTCAACTGTGCAGACAACAATGCGCTAGAGAAGATCTCAACACCTTCTACCGTGATCAATAATTTCTTTGATGCGGCCACACTGTCTTACAATCCTGATTTTGAAGTGAAGTTTGGCGCTAACTTCAGCAAGTGTGATTCGTGTCATGAGCAAGTTATTCAGCATGACAGCCGTCGCTCAGACGACCCGTCACAATGTAAAGCTTGTCATAACGCCAATCGCTTTACCCGCTCACCTGCTGACTCACCACGTTCAGGTGGCTCTAGTGATTTGAAGTTTGAAATTCACAAGATCCACTCAAACTTCCGCTTTGTTGATGCAGAGAATGACTTTGACATGGTTGGCCGCAATGAGTTTTACTCAGCGCCTATCAGCGATTGTGCTCAGTGTCATGACGAAAGTCAGATTGATTTACCTCTGGCACAAAACAGCAGAGCGTCAATCACCCGAGCGCCAACAACCTCTCTTAATGACGGTAACAATCTAGTGCGCGACGGTGCGGTATACACCAGCCCTATCGCCCTTGTATGTACCTCTTGTCACCTCAGTGTAGGTCCAGGACTTATCGGCTCAGACGGTAAAGTAGTACTCGATGCTGATGGCAACACCTTGCTAACACGTGATTTAAGCAGCAATGGCCCAGGTTATGACAATGGCGAGTTCCCACAAGTGCCAGTCACCATCACCGCGGCAGAGCAAAGCATGCTAAACCACATGATCTTATCTGGCGGCGCTGTCTTTGGCGCAGCTTCAGCAGATGAAGCAAACGGTACTGAGTCTTGCTCGACTTGCCACTCTATCGGCAGCGCATCAGGTGTTGATAAAGTACATGCTCAAATGTAA
- the xapA gene encoding xanthosine phosphorylase, whose product MTIDPVNNALATISALKPNFKPKAAFILGSGLGCLADELEDKVCIAYEDLAGFPVSTVEGHSGELVLGRMNGVDVVCMKGRGHYYEHQSMKVMTNPVRTFKRLGCELLIVTNAAGSLRPDTIGVGSLVIFNDHINTMPGTPMTGRNDDSYGPRFFSLANAYDKSLRLEAMAVAKSEGIKASEGVFVSYSGPNFETAAEIRMMQIIGGDVVGMSVVPEVISAAHCSLPVLAICAITNMAEGLGDVALSHEQTLKCAKLAQDDFVNLIKAFMAEHF is encoded by the coding sequence ATGACAATAGATCCGGTAAACAATGCACTAGCCACCATTTCAGCCCTTAAACCGAATTTCAAACCCAAGGCAGCATTCATCTTAGGCTCCGGCTTGGGCTGTCTTGCCGATGAACTGGAAGATAAAGTCTGTATTGCCTATGAAGATCTTGCAGGCTTTCCAGTCAGTACCGTTGAAGGTCACTCAGGTGAGTTAGTACTAGGGCGAATGAATGGTGTCGACGTTGTTTGCATGAAAGGCCGCGGCCATTACTACGAACACCAGAGCATGAAAGTCATGACAAATCCGGTGCGTACGTTTAAACGTTTAGGCTGTGAACTGCTCATTGTGACTAATGCCGCGGGATCCTTGCGCCCTGACACTATTGGTGTTGGCTCTCTGGTTATTTTTAATGACCACATCAATACCATGCCGGGGACTCCAATGACGGGGCGTAATGATGACAGCTATGGTCCGCGCTTTTTCAGCTTAGCCAATGCTTATGACAAGTCCTTGCGTTTGGAAGCTATGGCGGTCGCCAAGAGTGAAGGCATTAAGGCCTCTGAAGGAGTATTTGTCTCTTACAGTGGACCCAACTTTGAAACCGCTGCCGAGATACGCATGATGCAAATTATTGGTGGAGACGTGGTCGGAATGTCTGTGGTACCGGAAGTGATATCCGCGGCGCACTGCAGCCTCCCCGTACTGGCGATTTGCGCCATCACTAATATGGCCGAAGGCTTAGGAGATGTAGCTCTGTCCCATGAACAGACCCTCAAGTGCGCCAAGCTTGCGCAAGATGACTTTGTCAATCTCATCAAAGCATTTATGGCCGAACATTTTTGA
- a CDS encoding LysR family transcriptional regulator, with the protein MNINENVLSGRITLKMLRYFYAVSQCMHFGQAAAQLNISKSPLSAQIKELESVLDVILFERTTRHVQLTDVGVLLKQECALLFDMFSDSINKVAKAGRAIDNTINIGLMSSIFWLGFGAVLREFKRRHPQYTFNFIELSPQKQKQALLEHRIDLGLARFADTRNIYPLSEQRLYAEPMCVLVSDEHPLKMKPSLSLGDLISEEFVFINRTNSASTDMIIERLVDCGFYPKVAQEVVEPTTLMAVVATSTLVSIVPQSYRQHQWQDVCFIPLNETISADIYALYDNRNDRESVNAFLAEIPTLLSLQNTN; encoded by the coding sequence ATGAATATTAATGAAAATGTATTAAGTGGGCGCATCACATTAAAAATGCTTCGCTATTTTTATGCTGTATCTCAATGTATGCATTTTGGACAAGCCGCAGCACAGCTTAATATTTCGAAATCACCCTTGAGCGCTCAAATTAAAGAGTTAGAGTCAGTGCTGGATGTCATATTGTTTGAGCGCACCACTCGTCATGTTCAGCTCACCGATGTGGGTGTATTGCTGAAGCAGGAGTGCGCACTGTTATTCGATATGTTTAGCGATTCCATAAACAAGGTTGCTAAGGCGGGGCGAGCGATAGATAACACCATCAATATAGGGTTAATGAGCTCAATATTTTGGCTTGGTTTTGGCGCTGTGCTAAGAGAGTTTAAAAGGCGTCATCCGCAATATACCTTTAATTTTATTGAATTATCGCCGCAAAAGCAGAAGCAAGCGTTGCTCGAACATCGCATTGATCTCGGCTTGGCTCGGTTTGCAGATACGCGCAATATTTACCCATTGAGTGAACAGCGCTTATACGCAGAACCTATGTGTGTTTTAGTGTCTGATGAACATCCATTGAAAATGAAACCAAGTCTCAGTCTTGGTGATCTTATAAGTGAAGAATTTGTTTTTATCAATCGAACTAACTCAGCCTCTACCGATATGATTATTGAGCGTCTTGTTGACTGCGGGTTTTACCCTAAAGTAGCGCAGGAGGTGGTTGAGCCTACGACGTTAATGGCAGTTGTAGCAACGAGCACTTTAGTGTCGATTGTTCCGCAAAGTTATCGCCAACATCAATGGCAAGATGTGTGTTTCATTCCGTTAAATGAGACCATTTCAGCCGATATTTACGCGCTTTATGACAACCGTAATGACAGAGAGTCTGTTAATGCCTTTTTAGCCGAAATTCCCACGTTACTAAGCTTACAAAATACTAATTAG
- a CDS encoding DUF3955 domain-containing protein, translating to MKFSVNKTWIISLVLLGLGAACLSAENAFYQYVDDNGVLHESMFMPLGMLSLVAGTLVLLLFAIQTVKRLLMTN from the coding sequence ATGAAATTTTCAGTCAATAAAACATGGATTATTAGCTTGGTGTTACTGGGATTAGGGGCTGCTTGTTTAAGTGCTGAGAACGCGTTTTATCAGTATGTTGATGATAACGGTGTTCTTCATGAGAGTATGTTTATGCCACTAGGCATGTTGAGTCTGGTTGCCGGTACTTTGGTTTTACTGCTTTTTGCTATACAAACAGTGAAACGACTGTTAATGACTAACTAA
- a CDS encoding energy transducer TonB, protein MKFVVFILLTLSVGCANQPNTSVETTPPKYPVMAAKKGIEGYVELKYDVDKTGKVTNIQVINSHPEGIFESAATDGLAHWKYPPFLVDGKPVLKKDLTVKLDFNLDKQGAKNKSRTNRFQHVVKSKSVIDGIKKTFHLYQQKDIEEAIAILDELNPTTDYEQALIDRYRGLMHKDINDFNKARLYLLKSIESGALSEHEQTETQQVLNNIQAL, encoded by the coding sequence ATGAAATTTGTAGTCTTTATTTTACTCACCTTATCTGTCGGGTGTGCAAACCAACCAAACACGTCGGTAGAAACGACCCCGCCTAAGTATCCTGTCATGGCCGCAAAAAAGGGAATTGAAGGTTATGTAGAGTTAAAATATGATGTAGATAAAACAGGAAAAGTAACAAATATTCAGGTTATAAATTCACATCCTGAAGGTATTTTTGAATCTGCTGCTACTGATGGATTAGCACACTGGAAATACCCACCATTCTTGGTAGACGGCAAGCCTGTATTGAAAAAAGATCTAACCGTTAAACTAGATTTCAACCTCGACAAGCAAGGTGCTAAAAACAAGTCTAGAACGAATAGATTTCAACACGTTGTTAAAAGTAAAAGCGTTATAGATGGAATTAAAAAAACATTCCATCTCTATCAGCAAAAGGACATTGAGGAGGCTATAGCTATTTTAGATGAATTAAACCCAACTACTGACTATGAACAAGCGTTAATAGATCGCTATAGAGGTCTGATGCACAAAGATATAAATGATTTTAATAAAGCACGACTCTACTTATTGAAATCCATTGAATCAGGTGCCCTCAGTGAACATGAGCAGACTGAAACTCAGCAAGTATTAAATAACATTCAGGCTCTGTGA